In Bradyrhizobium sp. 170, the DNA window TGCCTATTTGCTGCGGCCTGATGGCTACGTCGCGGCGCGTTTCCGCAAGCCGTCACGATCGGCGGTCGATGCGGCGCTGTCGCGCGCGTCCGGCCTGAACTGAGGTTTTGTCATGGCGCTATCGACCGCTTCGAATTTTGCCAAGCCTGACGACGCATTTCGCGCCGTCGTCGAGGCGCATCGCGGACTGAGCGAGGCGCAAAGCGCCGATCTCGACGCGGCGCTGGTTTTGGTGCTGGCCAACCACATCGGCGATATCGCCGTTCTGCACGAGGCCATCGCCCTTGCCAAGCGGCGGATGCTCGATGCGAGCCAGCAACAGCAACAACAGCAGCAATAATTCACGTCTCGAACGAAGTCAGGAATCGAATTGATGGCCAAAGGTTTCGCGTCCACCACGGATCTCGCCGAGAAGAAAATCACCTTCTCCGAAATCGGCACCGACCTCTACGCGTTCACCGCCGAGGGCGATCCGAACTCCGCCATCATCGTCGGCGACGACGGCTGCCTGGTGTTCGACGCGCAGTCGACACCGGCGATGGCGAATAAAGTGATCGAGCGCGTTCGCACCGTGACCGACAAGCCGATCAAATATGTCGTGCTGTCGCATTATCACGCCGTGCGCGTGCTGGGCGCTTCCGCCTACAAGGCGCAGGGCATCGTGGCCTCCGCGGAAACCCATCGGCTGATCGAGGAGCGCGGCCAGCAGGATTGGGATTCCGAGTATGGCCGCTTCCCGCGCCTGTTCCAG includes these proteins:
- a CDS encoding DUF2783 domain-containing protein → MALSTASNFAKPDDAFRAVVEAHRGLSEAQSADLDAALVLVLANHIGDIAVLHEAIALAKRRMLDASQQQQQQQQ